Genomic segment of Terriglobales bacterium:
GAAGCGAAGAAGCAACTCTTCGGATCGCATGCGGCATTGGGCGAAACTGTTCAGGTCGGTGAGTTTCCGTACATAGTCATCGGCGTCATGGCAAAAAAAGACCAGGACTCCAGCTACGATGGTTGGGACGTCAATAAGCTTTTTGTTCCTTATGCGACCATGCGTCGCGACTTTCCTGCCAAGCCTCCGGATACGCCGCACACGCTCGACCGTCTTCTTGTAGTGCCGAAGTCCTATGAGCAACATGAATCCTGCAAGCAGCAAACCCGCAAGGTTCTCGGGCGGATACACAACTTCGATCCCGACGATAAGGAAGCCGCAGGCATTTGGGACACCGTGGAAGAGGCTCGCGCTTTTCGCGCGATGACCGACGGAATGAAGTACTTCCTCGGTGGTGTGGGAATCACCACTCTCTTGCTTGGTGGGCTCGGCGTGATGAACGTGATGCTCGTTGCGGTCCGCGAGCGCACGCGCGAGATAGGTGTTCGCAAAGCCGTGGGTGCGGCATCGCGCGCGATCATCATGCAGTTCTTTGCCGAGACCATGATCATCGTTTTCATTAGCGGCAGCGTCGGCTTGATGATCGCATTTGGATTTTGTGCCTTGGTCAACCTGATGCCCATGCCTCCTTTCTTCGCGGGCCTGCTGCCCACGTGGAGTTCCGGGCTACTCGCCGCCGCCGTGCTGGGCACCATCTCCGTTGCCGCGGCGATCTATCCGGCGCGCCGTGCCGCATCCATTGATCCGATCGAAGCGCTACGTTACGAGGCGGGAGGCTAAATGCTGCTCGAAATCTTCCGGGAATCTTGGGCAGCATTGCAGCGCAGTCGCGTGCGCAGCGTCCTCACCATGCTGGGTATCGTTTGGGGCATCGCCGCCGTAACACTGCTGATTTCGTATGGCGCGGGGTTCCGTCAGGTGTTGGTGCACGCGTTCTTCGCGTTCGGGCGTGGTGCGGTGGTGTGCTGGCCTCAGCAGACCAGCGAACAGCCTGGTGGGCAACGGGCGGGCAAAGTCGTCAAGTTCGAACAGGAAGATGTGGACCTGATCAAGCAGAACGCCAGTCTGGTAAAGAATGTTTGCCTGGAGTCAGTTCGCTTCCGCGGCATTGCCTACGGTGACGCGTTCGCCGACACTGCCATCCGCGGCGTCTGTCCACAATACGGCGAGATGCGCAACGAGGTGCCGCGTGAAGGCCGCTGGATTACACCGGGCGACATCGTGGAGCGCAGGCGCGTCGTGTTCCTGGGAGAGAGGCTCTATCACAAACTGTTTAAAGGTCGTCCGGCTGTCGGCGAGGAAGTTCGCATTGATGGCGTGCGGTTCACCGTGATCGGCACCATGGATCGCAAGATGCAAATGAGCAACTACTTCACCAGCGACGATGAATCGGCATTCATCCCTTACAGCGCGGCCGGCGACCTGTGGGACACCAAGTATGGCAGCGTGCTGGTGTTTGAACCCATGTCACCGCAGTTCGAGAAAGCAGCGATGGCCCAGGTCAGGGAAGTAGTTGCTAGCCGCCAGCAATTCTCCCCGACTGACGAGAAAGCCATTCAGATGTTCGGGCGTGAAGAGTTCCGGCCCATCATTGATGGCATCACCATCGGCCTACAGGTGCTGCTCATGTTCATCGGCTCGTTGACACTTGGTATTGGTGGGGTCGGCCTGATGAACATCATGCTCGTGTCGGTCGATGAACGCATTCGCGAGATCGGCATTCGCCGGGCGCTTGGAGCCCGCAAACGCCACATACAGGTCCAATTTCTCTCGGAAGCCCTGGTCTTGGCCCTTGTCGGAGGTGCGATTGGGATCGGGATTTCCTACCTGATTGCTCTGTCCGTAGGCACGCTCCCTCTCTTAGGACCTTTGTACGAGGACACGAGCGGCAAGGCCGACATCCATTTGGCCATCTCCGGGCAAACCGTGCTCCTGTCCACTATCATCCTGATGTTCGTTGGCGTTGTGAGCGCCTGGATACCCGCCCGCCGTGCTTCCAACATGGATCCCGTGGAAGCCCTTCGCTACGAGTGATCCCTTACTCCAAGCGGCGTTGAATTCCGGAAACTAATGGTTCTGTTCGATTGTTGCCCGTACCTGTGTCCCTTAATCTCTGGATTAGGGCATAAGGTCGGCGAAAGTCGCCGGGTGAAACGCCTTTTTCGCGATGCCAATTAGTCCATCTCTGCCTCACGTCGGAATTGACCGGCGTAGTCGCCGCAAACCGGCGGCGACCCCGACGTTGAGGTCCTCGGTTCACACGCTTCGCCGCGTGCTGGAACAAGCTCGACCTTGCTGGCCGCATCTGTCGGGTATTGTCTTCCTTACGTTTCTGTCTACTCCGTTTGCGCTGTTACTCCCACTTCCGTTGAAGCTGGTGGTCGACTCGGCCATCAGCCAAATGCCCCTTCCGAAGCTGCTCGTCGAATGGCTGCCAAGAGCTTGGACGAGCACCGTGCCTGCCTTGTTGTTCCTGGCCGCAGGCATGTTGCTGATGATCGGCGCACTGATGCAATTGCAGGTGCTAGCCAGTTGGATGCTCCAAACCTACACGGGCGAGAAACTCGTTCACGACTTCCGCGCACGTCTTTTCTGGCACGTGCAGCGCTTGAATCTCGGGTTTCACGACAAAACCGGAACCAGCGATACTGCATATCGCATTCAGCACGATGCCCCGGCGATCCAATTAGTGACCATCCAGGGAATGGTGCC
This window contains:
- a CDS encoding ABC transporter permease; protein product: MLLEIFRESWAALQRSRVRSVLTMLGIVWGIAAVTLLISYGAGFRQVLVHAFFAFGRGAVVCWPQQTSEQPGGQRAGKVVKFEQEDVDLIKQNASLVKNVCLESVRFRGIAYGDAFADTAIRGVCPQYGEMRNEVPREGRWITPGDIVERRRVVFLGERLYHKLFKGRPAVGEEVRIDGVRFTVIGTMDRKMQMSNYFTSDDESAFIPYSAAGDLWDTKYGSVLVFEPMSPQFEKAAMAQVREVVASRQQFSPTDEKAIQMFGREEFRPIIDGITIGLQVLLMFIGSLTLGIGGVGLMNIMLVSVDERIREIGIRRALGARKRHIQVQFLSEALVLALVGGAIGIGISYLIALSVGTLPLLGPLYEDTSGKADIHLAISGQTVLLSTIILMFVGVVSAWIPARRASNMDPVEALRYE
- a CDS encoding ABC transporter permease gives rise to the protein MRFRTSNQPAIRRIAALMIFRDLFVDVYRTLMAHRLRTALTMFGIIWGIVSIVLMVAAGEGLRVGQAKVASQFGKDIMIVFAGRTSLQAGGLRAGRRVRWEDTDAVTLEKEAVDCKYALPELGRDEVRITSRYNNAALLVTGSLPPFAEVRSINLAQGRFYSWDDQAQARRVVILGAEAKKQLFGSHAALGETVQVGEFPYIVIGVMAKKDQDSSYDGWDVNKLFVPYATMRRDFPAKPPDTPHTLDRLLVVPKSYEQHESCKQQTRKVLGRIHNFDPDDKEAAGIWDTVEEARAFRAMTDGMKYFLGGVGITTLLLGGLGVMNVMLVAVRERTREIGVRKAVGAASRAIIMQFFAETMIIVFISGSVGLMIAFGFCALVNLMPMPPFFAGLLPTWSSGLLAAAVLGTISVAAAIYPARRAASIDPIEALRYEAGG